From a region of the Dickeya poaceiphila genome:
- the fliM gene encoding flagellar motor switch protein FliM, protein MGDSILSQAEIDALLNGDSGDSSADASNAASQKDGDVKPYDPNTQRRVIRERLQALEIINERFARQFRMGLFNLLRRSPDITVGAIKIQPYHEFARNLPVPTNLNLIHLKPLRGTALFVFSPSLVFIAVDNLFGGDGRFPTKVEGREFTHTEQRVVRRMLKLALEAYSDAWNAIYKLDVEYVRSEMQVKFTNITTSPNDIVVTTPFHLEIGTLTGEFSICIPFSMIEPLRELLANPPLENSQQEDQHWRETLAKQVQHSELELVANFVDIPVRLSKVLKLKPGDILPIDKPERLVAHVDGVPVLTCQYGTLDGQYALRVEHLINPILNSLNNEEPLNE, encoded by the coding sequence ATGGGTGACAGCATTCTTTCACAGGCAGAGATTGATGCTCTGCTAAACGGTGACAGTGGCGATAGTAGCGCTGATGCCAGCAACGCTGCTTCGCAGAAAGACGGGGATGTTAAACCCTACGATCCCAATACACAGCGACGTGTCATTCGTGAGCGGTTGCAGGCACTGGAGATCATCAACGAGCGTTTTGCACGTCAGTTTCGTATGGGGCTGTTCAACCTGCTTCGCCGTAGTCCGGATATCACTGTTGGTGCAATCAAGATTCAGCCGTATCATGAGTTTGCGCGTAACCTGCCGGTTCCAACTAACCTCAATTTGATACATCTGAAACCATTGCGCGGTACCGCACTGTTCGTGTTTTCACCCAGTCTGGTTTTTATTGCCGTGGACAACCTGTTCGGCGGTGATGGTCGCTTTCCTACCAAGGTTGAAGGCCGCGAATTTACGCACACCGAGCAACGTGTTGTGCGTCGAATGCTAAAACTGGCACTTGAAGCCTACAGCGACGCTTGGAACGCAATTTACAAGCTTGATGTGGAATACGTGCGTTCAGAAATGCAGGTGAAATTCACCAACATCACTACATCACCGAATGATATCGTGGTGACAACACCTTTCCATTTGGAAATCGGGACATTGACTGGTGAGTTCAGCATTTGCATCCCATTCTCCATGATTGAACCTTTACGCGAATTACTGGCCAACCCGCCACTTGAAAATTCACAGCAGGAAGACCAGCATTGGCGTGAAACATTGGCAAAACAAGTGCAGCATTCAGAGCTGGAGCTAGTTGCCAACTTTGTTGATATTCCGGTTCGACTGTCAAAGGTTTTGAAACTCAAACCCGGAGATATTTTGCCGATTGATAAACCTGAACGCCTGGTGGCCCATGTTGACGGCGTACCTGTGTTGACATGTCAATACGGTACTCTAGATGGTCAGTATGCCTTGCGTGTTGAACACTTGATTAACCCCATTTTAAATTCTCTGAATAACGAGGAACCGCTCAATGAGTGA
- the fliL gene encoding flagellar basal body-associated protein FliL codes for MATSNKKAQSGGKKRSLWLILLIVIALAATAAAGAGWWFLNHKKAETVSSEPPPPPAPVFMPLDTFTVNLLSADNNPDRVLYVGITLRLPDEATRTRLTNYLPEIRSRLIMLFSRQSSSVLATEQGKQKLVEEIKQVLSPPLVPGQPNQVVSDVLFTAFILR; via the coding sequence TTGGCTACGTCTAATAAGAAAGCCCAGTCAGGCGGTAAGAAGCGCTCCCTCTGGCTGATACTCTTGATTGTTATAGCCCTGGCAGCCACTGCTGCTGCAGGTGCTGGCTGGTGGTTCTTGAATCATAAGAAAGCCGAAACGGTGTCCAGCGAGCCACCTCCGCCGCCTGCGCCGGTATTCATGCCTTTGGATACATTCACCGTTAACCTGTTGTCTGCAGATAATAATCCGGATAGGGTGTTGTATGTGGGTATTACCCTACGACTGCCGGATGAAGCGACCCGTACGCGCCTGACCAACTATCTGCCAGAAATTCGAAGTCGTTTGATTATGTTGTTTTCTCGTCAGAGTTCGTCTGTTCTGGCAACGGAACAAGGCAAGCAAAAGCTGGTTGAAGAAATCAAGCAGGTATTAAGCCCACCGCTGGTTCCCGGACAACCTAATCAGGTAGTCAGCGATGTCCTGTTCACTGCTTTCATTTTGCGGTAA